In one Campylobacter insulaenigrae NCTC 12927 genomic region, the following are encoded:
- the ffh gene encoding signal recognition particle protein gives MFEIVSESFKSAVNKLRFVDDEKALKNALDTLKKSLLKADVHHKVTKELLALVENDLKINGIGQKQFLDSIKKNLEDILSVKGKNQGFVFSNKPPTVVLMCGLQGGGKTTTTVKIANYLKLRNKKVLIAACDLQRLAAVEQLKQLTQANELDLFFIEEENNPLNVAKEALDKAKKSLYDVLLVDTAGRLAIDTALMEELKEVKNILTPDEIFYVADAMSGQDGVKTAASFNDALGVTGVILSKFDADTKGGVALGIAKQIGVPLRFVGVGEKIADLEIFIPDRIVNRIMGEGDLATLAEKTAAIIDEKEAKILNRKVKKGEFNFNDFLNQMENVKKLGSMKSIMGMIPGLSSMAANIKDIDLDNSKEIIHIRAMISSMTPKERENPEVLNNARKRRIAEGAGLSQMEVNRFLKQFNNAAKLAKKFSNKKGMENFMNMLQQAKRLH, from the coding sequence GTGTTTGAAATAGTTAGTGAATCGTTTAAATCTGCAGTTAATAAACTTCGTTTTGTGGATGATGAAAAGGCTTTAAAAAATGCTTTAGATACATTAAAAAAATCCCTTTTAAAAGCAGATGTTCATCATAAAGTGACAAAAGAATTACTAGCACTTGTTGAAAATGATCTAAAAATAAATGGTATTGGACAAAAGCAATTTTTAGATTCCATAAAGAAAAATTTAGAAGATATACTTAGTGTAAAGGGCAAAAACCAAGGTTTTGTTTTTTCTAATAAACCACCTACAGTTGTATTAATGTGTGGTTTACAAGGTGGTGGTAAAACTACTACAACAGTAAAAATTGCAAATTACTTAAAACTGAGAAATAAAAAAGTTTTAATTGCAGCTTGTGATTTGCAAAGATTAGCTGCAGTTGAGCAGCTTAAGCAATTAACACAGGCTAATGAATTAGATTTATTTTTCATAGAAGAAGAGAATAATCCTTTAAATGTTGCGAAAGAAGCTTTAGATAAGGCTAAAAAATCTTTGTATGATGTATTACTTGTTGATACAGCAGGTCGTCTTGCTATAGATACAGCATTGATGGAAGAATTAAAAGAGGTAAAAAATATTTTAACTCCTGATGAAATTTTTTATGTTGCTGATGCTATGAGTGGTCAAGATGGAGTGAAGACAGCTGCTTCTTTCAATGATGCTTTGGGCGTTACAGGAGTTATTTTAAGTAAATTTGATGCTGATACAAAAGGTGGTGTTGCTTTAGGTATTGCAAAACAGATTGGGGTGCCACTAAGATTTGTAGGTGTTGGTGAAAAAATAGCTGATTTAGAAATTTTTATACCAGATAGAATAGTTAATCGTATTATGGGTGAAGGTGATCTGGCAACTTTGGCAGAGAAAACAGCAGCTATTATAGATGAAAAAGAAGCCAAGATCTTAAACAGGAAAGTCAAAAAGGGTGAATTTAATTTTAATGATTTTTTAAATCAGATGGAAAATGTGAAAAAACTTGGAAGTATGAAATCAATAATGGGAATGATACCTGGTCTATCATCTATGGCTGCGAATATTAAAGATATTGATTTAGATAATTCTAAGGAAATTATTCATATAAGAGCTATGATTTCGTCTATGACACCTAAGGAAAGAGAAAATCCTGAAGTTTTAAATAATGCTAGAAAGCGTCGTATTGCAGAAGGTGCTGGATTGTCACAAATGGAAGTTAATCGTTTTTTGAAGCAATTTAATAATGCGGCGAAGCTAGCAAAGAAATTTTCAAACAAAAAAGGTATGGAAAATTTTATGAATATGTTGCAGCAAGCTAAAAGACTGCATTGA
- a CDS encoding pseudouridine synthase family protein, whose product MQDKAYKLLAIQEKISNNQAKDLIDSGCVFAMGKKIVIARALMNSKTKFVIQKIKKAKILYEDDNIIALDKPFGQISENLEIRFKAKLINRLDKETSGVLLLSKNENFRLKCIEEYKKQNVYKSYLAIVDGVIAEEVEIHEKISTTKTNNGAFSKIDKFGLEAYTHVIPLMVNAKKTLIKAIIKTGRTHQIRVHLKHIKNGIIGDEKYAKISAARMFLHCYETNIFDYNFKALLDDSFNVYGFEIKNLNF is encoded by the coding sequence ATGCAAGATAAGGCGTATAAATTATTAGCTATACAAGAAAAAATTTCAAATAATCAAGCTAAAGATTTAATTGATAGTGGATGTGTTTTTGCTATGGGAAAAAAGATAGTTATAGCAAGAGCATTAATGAATTCTAAAACCAAATTTGTAATCCAAAAAATAAAAAAAGCAAAAATTTTATATGAAGATGATAATATTATTGCATTAGATAAGCCATTTGGACAAATTAGTGAGAATTTAGAAATAAGATTTAAAGCAAAATTAATTAATAGACTTGATAAGGAAACAAGTGGTGTTTTACTTTTAAGTAAAAATGAAAATTTCAGATTAAAGTGTATAGAAGAATACAAAAAACAAAATGTTTATAAAAGTTATTTGGCTATAGTTGATGGAGTAATAGCAGAAGAAGTTGAAATTCATGAAAAAATTTCAACAACTAAAACTAATAATGGAGCTTTTAGCAAAATTGATAAATTTGGACTTGAAGCGTATACTCATGTAATACCTTTAATGGTAAATGCTAAAAAAACTTTAATTAAGGCTATTATAAAAACAGGACGCACACATCAAATTAGAGTTCATTTAAAACATATAAAAAATGGTATCATAGGTGATGAAAAATATGCCAAAATATCTGCTGCAAGAATGTTTTTGCATTGCTATGAAACTAATATTTTTGATTATAATTTTAAGGCTTTGTTAGATGATAGCTTTAATGTTTATGGATTTGAAATAAAAAATTTGAATTTTTAA
- the waaA gene encoding lipid IV(A) 3-deoxy-D-manno-octulosonic acid transferase, translating to MIFCYYTFAVIFYIITAPFLFLLSFFKEKYKISLKSRFFLYKNLKQEYADVHFHACSYGEVKSMGCLFKQINNYRISVITNTGFNEALRHTHKVNFLPFEIFIPFWFKPCKVLVIFEAELWLMLVFMAKFFNAKIILINARISDKSQKKYEKFKFFYKVIFRYIDEVFAQSLKDKERLEALGAKNVIAYKNIKINNENKTTRKFLKLNSRLLILASTHENEEELILSKIELSENDKLIIAPRHPERFKKVEKILQTFCKKNNFSMQKFSNLNLNNNTLENEFVGKCLLLDNLGELENFYSISDIVFLCGSFVRNIGGHNPVEAAKYKNIIISGEYFFNQESLYSEVENIYICKNLDEINTYLQQELSYAKIKKQNDLLQIIQSIKEGLNAR from the coding sequence TTGATTTTTTGTTATTATACTTTTGCTGTAATTTTTTATATTATTACAGCGCCTTTTTTATTTCTTTTAAGCTTCTTCAAAGAAAAATATAAAATATCTTTAAAATCAAGATTTTTTCTTTATAAAAATTTAAAACAAGAATATGCAGATGTTCATTTTCATGCTTGTTCTTATGGTGAAGTTAAAAGTATGGGTTGTTTGTTTAAGCAAATTAATAATTATAGAATTTCAGTTATCACAAATACGGGGTTTAATGAAGCATTAAGACATACTCATAAGGTTAATTTTTTACCATTTGAAATTTTTATTCCTTTTTGGTTTAAGCCTTGTAAAGTTTTGGTGATATTTGAAGCTGAACTTTGGTTAATGCTTGTGTTTATGGCAAAATTTTTTAATGCAAAGATTATTTTAATTAATGCTAGGATCAGCGATAAGTCGCAAAAGAAGTATGAAAAATTTAAATTTTTCTATAAAGTTATATTTAGGTATATTGATGAAGTTTTTGCTCAAAGCTTAAAAGATAAAGAGAGATTAGAAGCTCTTGGTGCAAAGAATGTTATTGCATATAAAAATATTAAAATTAATAATGAAAACAAAACAACAAGAAAATTTTTAAAATTAAATTCTAGATTGTTAATTCTTGCTAGCACTCATGAAAATGAGGAGGAATTGATACTTTCTAAAATAGAGCTTAGTGAAAATGATAAACTAATTATAGCTCCAAGGCATCCTGAGCGTTTTAAGAAAGTAGAAAAAATTTTACAGACGTTTTGTAAAAAAAATAATTTTTCAATGCAGAAATTTTCAAATTTAAATTTAAATAATAATACCTTAGAAAATGAATTTGTAGGAAAATGCTTATTATTGGATAATTTAGGAGAGCTTGAAAATTTTTATAGCATCAGTGATATAGTGTTTTTATGCGGATCTTTTGTAAGAAATATTGGTGGTCATAATCCAGTTGAAGCTGCAAAATATAAAAATATTATTATTTCTGGCGAGTATTTTTTTAATCAAGAAAGTTTATATAGTGAAGTTGAAAATATTTATATTTGTAAAAATTTAGATGAAATTAATACTTATTTACAACAAGAATTATCTTATGCAAAAATTAAAAAACAAAATGATTTGTTGCAAATTATCCAAAGTATAAAAGAAGGTTTAAATGCAAGATAA
- a CDS encoding zinc ribbon domain protein codes for MNKYLEQLIVLSQVDKELDGFTLKVDEATKNLKEKGLLLDKTIEEIEAFDKDIKDIEYQKVQNNNHILEFSEKIKELSKKSAAVKTEKEANALKIEEDIAKEQLDAANEEIERLDKILENKEVFKQELKIKKEELENEVDKIDAETKAVLVGIEKERLEIYDKKVKLMSEINQKVLTFYEKIRKWAHNSAVVPVKKHACYGCFMRIYDKTYLAVLKGDEIITCPHCGRILYKEKEENQN; via the coding sequence ATGAATAAATATTTAGAACAACTTATAGTGTTGTCGCAGGTTGACAAAGAATTAGATGGTTTCACATTGAAGGTAGATGAAGCTACTAAAAATTTAAAAGAAAAAGGTTTATTGCTTGATAAGACTATAGAAGAAATTGAAGCTTTTGATAAAGATATTAAAGATATAGAATATCAAAAAGTTCAAAATAATAATCATATATTAGAATTTAGTGAAAAAATCAAAGAACTTTCTAAAAAGAGTGCGGCTGTTAAAACTGAAAAAGAAGCTAACGCCTTAAAGATAGAAGAAGATATAGCTAAAGAACAGCTTGATGCAGCGAATGAGGAAATAGAGAGATTAGATAAAATCTTAGAAAATAAAGAAGTATTTAAACAAGAATTAAAAATTAAAAAAGAAGAGCTTGAAAATGAAGTGGATAAAATAGATGCTGAAACTAAAGCGGTTCTTGTTGGTATAGAAAAAGAAAGATTAGAAATTTATGATAAAAAAGTAAAACTTATGAGTGAAATAAATCAAAAAGTCTTAACTTTTTATGAAAAAATTAGAAAATGGGCGCACAATAGTGCAGTAGTTCCTGTAAAAAAACACGCATGTTATGGTTGTTTTATGAGAATTTATGATAAAACCTACTTGGCTGTTTTAAAAGGAGATGAGATAATAACTTGCCCGCATTGCGGTAGGATTTTATACAAAGAAAAAGAAGAAAATCAAAATTGA
- a CDS encoding Nif3-like dinuclear metal center hexameric protein, with amino-acid sequence MKIKEIYHFLNSISPFETQSSWDNSGLLIGDLDQEIKKIYLSLDVDEHLLENASCNSLFIVHHPLIFNGLKHISGQLYPQKLITKMIQKNIALIAMHTNFDLSHLNAYFTEEILGFNIKTKDNFVIYCDINLSFNDLVSHIKDKLSLKYIKVVEAAREINSIAICTGSGGDLIPYIKADCFLSGDFKYHQALESYHNGLSLIDMGHYESENYFGKILSRYLQNFPIEVIISVSKNPFQYF; translated from the coding sequence ATGAAAATTAAAGAAATTTATCATTTTCTTAATTCAATAAGTCCATTTGAAACTCAAAGTTCTTGGGATAATAGTGGGTTGTTGATTGGAGATTTAGATCAAGAAATTAAAAAAATTTATTTGAGTTTAGATGTCGATGAGCATTTACTTGAAAATGCAAGTTGCAATTCTTTGTTTATAGTTCATCACCCTTTAATTTTTAATGGCTTAAAACATATTAGTGGACAGTTATATCCTCAAAAATTAATTACAAAAATGATACAAAAAAATATTGCTTTAATTGCTATGCATACGAATTTTGACTTAAGTCATTTGAATGCTTATTTTACCGAGGAAATTTTAGGTTTTAATATCAAGACAAAAGATAACTTTGTCATTTATTGTGATATTAATTTGTCCTTTAATGACCTTGTATCACATATTAAAGATAAATTATCATTAAAATATATAAAAGTAGTAGAAGCTGCTAGGGAAATTAATTCTATAGCTATATGTACAGGTAGCGGTGGAGATTTGATTCCGTATATAAAAGCAGATTGCTTTTTAAGTGGCGATTTTAAATATCATCAGGCGCTTGAAAGTTACCACAATGGACTTAGTTTGATTGATATGGGGCATTATGAAAGTGAGAATTACTTTGGTAAAATTTTATCAAGATATTTGCAAAATTTTCCTATAGAAGTTATAATATCAGTTTCAAAAAATCCATTTCAATATTTTTAA
- the glyQ gene encoding glycine--tRNA ligase subunit alpha codes for MTFSKMILSLQEFWQKQGCAIMQPYDFPAGAGTFHPATFLRSLGKNPWATAYVAPSRRPTDGRYGENPNRLGAYYQFQVLIKPSPDNIQELYLKSLENLGFDLKSHDIRFVEDNWESPSLGAWGLGWEVWLDGMEVTQFTYFQQVGGIAVDLVSVEITYGLERIAMYLQNVDNVYDIVWNEFNGEKIKYADVHKQGEYEFSKYNFEISNVSILNSQFENAYNECKNALDAKLALPAYDYCMLAAHTFNLLDARGAISVTQRQDYMLKIRELSKNCALIYKENLNEN; via the coding sequence GCAGCCTTATGATTTTCCAGCAGGAGCTGGAACTTTCCATCCTGCTACCTTTTTAAGAAGTTTAGGTAAAAATCCATGGGCAACAGCTTATGTAGCTCCAAGTAGAAGACCAACAGATGGTAGATATGGAGAAAATCCTAACAGATTAGGTGCTTATTATCAATTTCAAGTTTTAATTAAACCAAGCCCTGATAATATACAAGAGTTATATTTAAAGAGTTTGGAAAATTTAGGGTTTGATTTGAAATCCCATGATATACGTTTTGTTGAAGATAATTGGGAAAGTCCGAGTTTGGGTGCATGGGGATTAGGTTGGGAAGTTTGGCTTGATGGTATGGAAGTAACACAATTTACTTATTTTCAACAAGTTGGTGGTATAGCCGTGGATTTAGTAAGTGTTGAAATTACTTATGGGCTTGAAAGAATTGCGATGTATCTTCAAAATGTTGATAATGTTTATGATATTGTTTGGAATGAATTTAATGGTGAAAAAATTAAATATGCAGATGTTCATAAACAAGGAGAATATGAATTTAGTAAATATAATTTTGAAATTAGTAATGTTTCAATTTTAAATTCTCAGTTTGAGAATGCTTATAATGAGTGCAAAAATGCTTTAGATGCTAAACTTGCTTTACCTGCATATGATTATTGTATGCTTGCTGCACACACTTTTAATCTCCTAGATGCAAGAGGTGCTATTTCTGTGACTCAGCGACAAGACTACATGCTAAAAATTAGAGAATTATCTAAAAATTGTGCTTTGATTTATAAAGAAAATTTAAATGAAAATTAA